Proteins encoded in a region of the Streptomyces akebiae genome:
- a CDS encoding sugar phosphate isomerase/epimerase family protein: MPRDFTLFTGQWADLPLEEVCRLARDFGYDGLELACWGDHFEVDKALADPSYLASRHQLLDKYGLKCWAISNHLVGQAVCDAIIDERHRAILPARIWGDGEPEGVRQRAAAEIADTARAAAAFGVDTVIGFTGSAIWHLVAMFPPAPESMIERGYDDFATRWNPILDVFDAQGVRFAHEVHPSEIAYDYWTTQRALDAVDHRPAFGLNFDPSHFVWQDLDPVGFLWDFRDRIYHVDCKEARKRLDGRNGRLGSHLPWGDPRRGWDFVSAGHGDVPWEDVFRMLRSIDYRGPVSVEWEDAGMDRLQGAPEALTHLKAFDFEPPTASFDAAFGGNE, encoded by the coding sequence ATGCCGCGCGACTTCACGCTCTTCACCGGCCAGTGGGCCGACCTGCCCCTCGAAGAGGTCTGCCGCCTCGCCCGCGACTTCGGCTACGACGGGCTCGAACTCGCCTGCTGGGGCGACCACTTCGAGGTCGACAAGGCGCTCGCCGACCCGTCGTACCTCGCTTCGCGCCACCAGCTCCTCGACAAGTACGGCCTCAAGTGCTGGGCCATCTCCAACCACCTGGTGGGACAGGCGGTGTGCGACGCCATCATCGACGAACGCCACCGGGCCATCCTGCCCGCCCGTATCTGGGGCGACGGCGAGCCCGAGGGCGTACGGCAGCGGGCCGCCGCCGAGATCGCCGACACCGCGCGGGCCGCCGCCGCCTTCGGCGTGGACACCGTCATCGGCTTCACCGGCTCCGCCATCTGGCATCTGGTCGCCATGTTCCCGCCCGCCCCCGAGTCGATGATCGAGCGCGGCTACGACGACTTCGCGACGCGCTGGAACCCGATCCTCGACGTCTTCGACGCCCAGGGCGTGCGCTTCGCGCACGAGGTCCACCCGAGCGAGATCGCCTACGACTACTGGACGACCCAGCGCGCGCTGGACGCGGTCGACCACCGACCGGCGTTCGGACTGAACTTCGACCCCTCGCACTTCGTGTGGCAGGACCTCGACCCGGTCGGGTTCCTGTGGGACTTCCGCGACCGGATCTACCACGTCGACTGCAAAGAGGCCCGCAAGCGGCTCGACGGACGCAACGGCCGCCTCGGCTCGCACCTGCCCTGGGGCGACCCGCGCCGAGGCTGGGACTTCGTGTCCGCCGGCCACGGCGACGTCCCCTGGGAGGACGTCTTCCGGATGCTCCGCTCGATCGACTACCGGGGCCCCGTCTCCGTCGAGTGGGAGGACGCCGGCATGGACCGGCTCCAGGGCGCCCCCGAGGCCCTCACCCACCTCAAGGCATTCGACTTCGAGCCGCCCACCGCCTCGTTCGACGCGGCCTTCGGCGGCAACGAGTAG
- a CDS encoding substrate-binding domain-containing protein: MPEFTSRRGLLFGTAAVSAGALLVGCTSNETKDDPAANDQPAADDKPGKAVTIGFAGPQADHGWLNAINQNAKSRAERYEDVTLEITEGSNDTAQQIGQIETLINKKVDVLVVLPADGKALTQVGLKAMRAGIPVVNLDRIFNSPQAYRCWIGGDNYGMGLNAGHYIGEKLKDKGDARVIELAGLDNLELTKQRTQGFDDALKNYPNIKKVARQAAEFTVESGQAKMAQLLQAQSDFDALWNHDDDQGVGALRAIEQAGRDDFLMVGGAGALSAFQAIKKDDGVLKATVLYPPTMAASAIDLARALGQGKGVGGLAEFEIPSSLTLYSAVVDKDNVDQYMATGFK; this comes from the coding sequence ATGCCAGAGTTCACCAGCCGCAGAGGACTGCTCTTCGGGACCGCCGCCGTCTCGGCCGGCGCCCTCCTCGTGGGTTGCACCAGCAACGAGACCAAGGACGATCCGGCGGCGAACGACCAGCCGGCCGCCGACGACAAGCCCGGCAAGGCGGTCACCATCGGCTTCGCCGGACCGCAGGCCGACCACGGCTGGCTCAACGCGATCAACCAGAACGCCAAGAGCCGCGCCGAGCGGTACGAGGACGTCACCCTGGAGATCACCGAAGGGTCGAACGACACCGCCCAGCAGATCGGGCAGATCGAGACCCTCATCAACAAGAAGGTCGACGTCCTGGTCGTGCTGCCCGCCGACGGCAAGGCGCTCACCCAGGTAGGTCTCAAGGCGATGCGGGCCGGTATCCCCGTCGTCAACCTCGACCGCATCTTCAACTCCCCGCAGGCGTACCGCTGCTGGATCGGCGGCGACAACTACGGCATGGGCCTCAACGCCGGCCACTACATCGGCGAGAAGCTCAAGGACAAGGGCGACGCCAGGGTCATCGAGCTCGCCGGGCTGGACAACCTGGAGCTGACCAAGCAGCGCACCCAGGGCTTCGACGACGCCCTGAAGAACTACCCGAACATCAAGAAGGTGGCCCGGCAGGCCGCCGAGTTCACCGTCGAGTCCGGGCAGGCCAAGATGGCCCAGCTCCTCCAGGCCCAGTCGGACTTCGACGCCCTGTGGAACCACGACGACGACCAGGGTGTCGGTGCCCTGCGCGCCATCGAGCAGGCCGGGCGCGACGACTTCCTGATGGTCGGCGGCGCGGGCGCGCTCTCCGCCTTCCAGGCGATCAAGAAGGACGACGGCGTGCTCAAGGCGACCGTCCTCTACCCGCCGACCATGGCCGCCTCCGCGATCGACCTCGCCCGCGCCCTCGGCCAGGGCAAGGGGGTCGGCGGCCTCGCCGAGTTCGAGATCCCGTCCTCGCTGACGCTGTACTCGGCCGTCGTCGACAAGGACAACGTCGACCAGTACATGGCCACCGGCTTCAAGTGA
- a CDS encoding Gfo/Idh/MocA family protein, protein MGQPQQPDQAEAEEPAAPGPDAGAGTVPRAGAGAGAGAGAVAPPAGPRDGDGPRVGYRPAGLAGVTEKPQLRVGMVGYAFMGAAHSQGWRTAGRVFDLPLTPVLAAVCGRDGDAVRAMADRHGWAGTETDWRQLIARDDIDLVDICTPGDSHAEIALAALAAGKHVLCEKPLANTVAEAEQMAAAAEEAYAHGGLAMVGFNYRRVPATALARRMVAEGRLGSLRHVRVTYLQDWLVDPEFPLTWRLRKESAGSGALGDLGAHIVDLAQYLAGEPVVGVSALMETFVRERPLPAGASSGLASSGGTAGRGAVTVDDTALFTGRFASGAVASFEATRFATGRKNALRIELNGERGSLAFDLERLNELAYHDHTEPAAHAGFRRILVTEPDHPYLDAWWPPGHGLGYEHTFVHQARDLVHAVAAGRRPEPSFADGLQVQRVLAAVEESAEKNSVYTPTHTPTAV, encoded by the coding sequence ATGGGACAGCCGCAGCAGCCCGACCAGGCCGAGGCGGAGGAGCCAGCAGCGCCGGGGCCCGACGCGGGGGCCGGGACCGTTCCCCGTGCCGGTGCCGGTGCCGGTGCCGGTGCCGGTGCCGTGGCCCCGCCCGCCGGTCCGAGGGACGGCGACGGTCCTCGCGTCGGGTACCGGCCCGCCGGGCTCGCCGGTGTGACGGAGAAGCCGCAGCTGCGGGTCGGGATGGTCGGCTACGCCTTCATGGGCGCCGCGCACTCGCAGGGGTGGCGCACGGCGGGACGGGTCTTCGACCTGCCGCTCACCCCCGTGCTCGCCGCCGTGTGCGGGCGGGACGGTGACGCGGTGCGGGCCATGGCGGACCGGCACGGGTGGGCGGGGACGGAGACCGACTGGCGGCAGTTGATCGCCCGCGACGACATCGACCTCGTGGACATCTGCACCCCCGGCGACAGCCATGCCGAGATCGCCCTCGCCGCACTGGCCGCCGGCAAGCACGTGCTCTGCGAGAAGCCTCTCGCCAACACGGTCGCCGAGGCGGAGCAGATGGCGGCGGCGGCCGAAGAGGCGTACGCGCACGGCGGGTTGGCGATGGTCGGCTTCAACTACCGCCGGGTGCCCGCCACCGCGCTCGCCCGCCGCATGGTCGCCGAGGGCCGGCTGGGGTCTCTGCGGCACGTGCGGGTGACGTACCTTCAGGACTGGCTCGTGGACCCGGAGTTCCCGCTGACCTGGCGCCTGCGCAAGGAGTCCGCCGGTTCCGGGGCGCTCGGCGACCTGGGCGCCCACATCGTCGACCTCGCGCAGTACCTGGCGGGGGAGCCGGTGGTCGGGGTGTCCGCGCTGATGGAGACCTTCGTACGCGAACGGCCCCTGCCGGCCGGGGCGTCCAGCGGCCTCGCGTCCTCCGGTGGCACCGCCGGCCGGGGCGCGGTCACCGTCGACGACACGGCCCTGTTCACCGGTCGCTTCGCCTCCGGAGCCGTCGCCTCCTTCGAGGCCACCCGCTTCGCCACCGGCCGCAAGAACGCCCTGCGCATCGAACTCAACGGTGAACGCGGCTCCCTGGCCTTCGACCTGGAACGGCTCAACGAACTCGCCTACCACGACCACACCGAGCCCGCCGCCCACGCCGGCTTCCGTCGCATCCTCGTCACCGAGCCCGACCACCCCTACCTGGACGCCTGGTGGCCGCCGGGGCACGGCCTCGGGTACGAGCACACCTTCGTCCACCAGGCCCGCGACCTGGTCCACGCCGTCGCCGCGGGCCGGCGGCCCGAGCCGTCGTTCGCCGACGGGCTGCAGGTGCAGCGGGTGCTCGCGGCGGTCGAGGAGAGCGCCGAGAAGAACTCCGTCTACACCCCGACCCACACCCCCACAGCGGTCTGA